A single region of the bacterium genome encodes:
- a CDS encoding NUDIX domain-containing protein, with protein sequence MDDLNKKPGIGVGVMILRDDKVLLGKRHSDPQKADSELHGEGRWTMPGGKLHFGEKLKEAAFRETFEETGIRINQEKLEIISVADDMVEDAHFVTIGFLCKDFEGEAKVMEPDEITEWQWFSLNNLPEPIYFPSKGIIEHYLEKSLI encoded by the coding sequence ATGGATGATTTAAACAAAAAACCAGGGATTGGAGTCGGAGTGATGATTTTGAGAGATGATAAGGTTTTGCTCGGCAAAAGGCATTCTGATCCTCAAAAAGCTGATAGCGAGCTCCACGGGGAAGGCAGATGGACAATGCCCGGAGGCAAGCTTCATTTTGGTGAAAAACTGAAAGAGGCGGCTTTTAGGGAAACTTTTGAGGAAACCGGCATCAGAATCAATCAGGAAAAGCTGGAAATCATCAGCGTTGCCGATGACATGGTTGAAGATGCCCATTTTGTCACCATTGGCTTTCTCTGCAAAGATTTTGAAGGAGAAGCAAAGGTTATGGAGCCAGACGAGATTACTGAATGGCAGTGGTTTAGCTTAAACAACCTGCCCGAGCCGATCTATTTTCCCAGCAAAGGAATTATAGAGCATTATCTTGAAAAATCCTTGATTTAG
- a CDS encoding PD-(D/E)XK nuclease family protein, with amino-acid sequence MNKYYKKEKGLYNSNSKELFAISRSKIDLFLGCPRCFYLDRKLGLGRPSLPGWALNSAVDKLLKNEFDLLRKKGESHKLMIAYGIDAIPFDHPDLKIWRDDVYQYVGACAIHQKTNLKVCGIIDDVWINEKTKELFLADYKATSTSKEISLEDEYKQSYKKQMEIYQWIFRQMGFKVSNTGYFLFANAGKNRPEFDARLEFETSIIPYQGDDSWVEPALFEIKKCLESDIMPKASEECEYCAYRGLIGKEEPK; translated from the coding sequence ATGAACAAATACTATAAAAAAGAAAAAGGGCTCTACAATTCAAATTCCAAAGAGCTTTTTGCGATCAGCAGGTCTAAGATCGACCTTTTCCTGGGATGCCCGAGATGTTTTTATCTGGACAGAAAGCTGGGATTGGGCCGGCCGAGCCTGCCGGGATGGGCGTTGAACAGCGCCGTTGACAAATTATTAAAGAACGAATTCGATCTTTTGAGAAAAAAGGGCGAGTCCCATAAATTGATGATTGCTTATGGTATTGACGCCATTCCTTTTGACCACCCGGATTTAAAAATCTGGAGAGATGACGTTTACCAATACGTTGGCGCCTGCGCTATCCATCAAAAGACCAATTTAAAGGTCTGCGGCATTATTGACGACGTCTGGATAAATGAAAAAACCAAGGAATTGTTTCTTGCCGACTACAAAGCCACCAGCACTTCAAAAGAGATTTCTTTGGAGGATGAGTATAAGCAGAGCTACAAAAAGCAGATGGAGATTTACCAGTGGATTTTCAGACAGATGGGCTTTAAGGTTTCAAACACAGGCTATTTCCTCTTCGCCAATGCCGGAAAAAACAGGCCAGAGTTTGACGCTAGACTGGAGTTTGAAACCTCGATCATTCCTTATCAGGGCGATGACTCCTGGGTGGAACCTGCCTTATTTGAAATAAAGAAATGCCTTGAATCAGATATAATGCCCAAAGCCAGCGAGGAATGCGAATACTGCGCCTATAGGGGATTAATCGGCAAGGAAGAGCCAAAGTAA